The genomic segment CCCACTGCAGTGATCTACGGGTCTCTGTCGctctttgtttccattttgcACAACGTGTTCCTCCTGTACTACGTGGACACCTTCGTCTCTGTTTACAAGATTGATAAACTGTCCTTTTGGATAGGAGAGGTTAGTTTTTTTTCATTGGCTTCTGCACTCTTTAAGTAGGAAACTCTGAAACTAAGACTGCTCCTTGCTAGAAATGTGAAAACTGTTAGTTGTAACAGCAGTGTTCCTTTCTGGAGAGGGAGCAAGGGAGCCTTCCAAGTACTAACTTGGGCTTTTCAGTTTTTCCCACTTACATAAAAATAGAACAAGCTGggacagaaaatgcagaaactTTGTTCTTAAAGAGTGCCTTTCCTCTGGGGATGCTGGGTGTTTCACAGGCAGTGAAAACCACTGGCCTTACTGCCAGTTGCCCCAGGCAGGGGCATCATACAGCGGTGATGGGGCAGGGAAGGTGTGCTGGGACAGTTCCTGCTGGTAGCTAGCTCACCAtgccagctcagcactgcttgctTTGGTGACAGAACAAAGCTGTCCCGTGGTTTGTTTCACTGTCctattttctttcctagacAGTGTTTCTGATCTGGAACAGCCTCAATGACCCTCTGTTTGGCTGGCTGAGTGACCGAGTATTCCTTAGCACACAGCAGTAAGTGAAGTTCTGCTTTCAGAAGAGTCTGGGAAGTTGTTTAGTCTCTGGGGAAGATGATGTCAAATTGGCAGCTTTAAAATGATGGTGTGGGAATGGCTTATTGGGCATGGAACTCTTAAATACCTCCTTTTCATGGCATCTTTGAAGTTCAGTGCTCGTAAATGTTGTTTCAGTACTTGCCTTTTTAGAGAAAGCCACACACACTTATTGGGTGGATGTGGCCCTAACCCTTAACAGTTGTGAGTGGTGCAGAACCTAAAATATGGGCATCTAAAATCTCAAGCCCCTGCTATATGAGCAAGCCTGTTAATGGGGTGTTAGACAGTGTCTGTACATGGTTTGGGAGGCACAAGAGGGAAAAGTACAGTTATTTCCACATGGAATGCCTCAGACCAGTTGTTCCCAACTCTATAGGATGGAAGGCAAGACAGCTCTGTCTTGTTGGCCATTAGCATTTCTCATGTATTTATGTTAACATTGTAATGAAAATAGTGGTGTGACTTCCTGCAACTAGTAAAAAGTCATGAAAATCATTTACATTGCACAAAGTGCAGACAGTACTGCATTGTCAGGGAGACAAatgctctggaaaaaaaaaaatccctttttggCCTTCTTAAACCCGTATTTTCAGTGTCTTCACTATTAGCTGAAAGGTATCTGATGTGGGTGGTTGTTACTTGAACAAAAGCTGTATTAGTGTCTGTGCCACTTACATGACTTCCTTGGAGAGGAAGAGTATGTGATCATGCTGGGTTTTGTCCAGGTAcgtaaaatatttttttttcttctgttgcagggcaggagcagagatttcgTCCCCTGAAGTAGTTCTGAAGAGGCTCAGAGCGCTAAGCCACAATGGCCCTCTCtttgccatttctttcctttttttctgggTTTCCTGGGCTCATCCTGGTTTGCAGTTCCTCCTTTGCCTTTGCATGTACGACAGTTTTCTCACCATGGTTGACCTCCATCACAACGCCTTGCTTGCAGACCTGGCTGTTTCAGCAAAAGACAGGACTAGCCTCAACTTCTACTGCTCCCTCTTCAGTGCCATAGGCTCCCTGTCTGTCTTCATGTCCTATGCAGTGTGGAACAAGGAGGACTTCTTTTCCTTCCGCATATTTTGCGTCCTGCTGGCCCTCTGCTCCATTGTTGGTTTCACCCTGTCCACACAGCTGCTCCGCCAGCGTTTTCAGGCTGATGGGAAAGCAAAATGGGACCAGGAATCAACCCTGAAAGAGTAAGGGTCACAAATTCTCAGCAGGGAAAAAGGCCTGACATAGATCTGCAGCAAACTAAATGTGTGAGAAGATCGAGAATGAGGCAAAATTTGTTAATTATCTCTCGTTCTTGTCTATTGATACAGTTTTCAGGATCAGCTGTCACACTGGCTCCTCTGAAAATAGAACAAAACTGTCTTGTGTCAGCCCTAGTCCAAACTGGAGGCAGAGGCCTAACTGGCTATATGGCCATCCAGTGTTTGGAACACAAAATGAGTTCATGTCTAGAGCACCCAGTGAGGCCTGTGAGTGGTAAAATGCCAGAAGCAGCTTATGAAAGCATTCATGCTTGAGCATGAGACCGCATTGCTGCTCATGTCGTATGGAATTGGACAAGTGAATGTCTCTCTCTGTCACTCACTTCAGCTGCCTGATAGTGGCTGGGCTGTTGGTAGGCCACACCAAGCTGATTTTCCCTGTTCAGCTCCTTCCTTGGGCTGCCTCACTTGTCATCTCTTATGAGCTGCCAGCATTATGCTGTAGTAGCAGCAGATCCTGATGAGATCTGCCAGGTGAGGAAACTGCAGGGACCTGGAAGAGGAACGTATAGTAGAGTGGCCATCAAGTTATAGACTCCACTGTTTTGATTGGTCCAGGAATATGAAAGGTCAGGATGGGGGCTGAGGAGAAACAGCTCTGCATCTACACAGGGAGAGCTGGTGACTCTGTCTTGGTGTGAGGGATTTATGGTTGCTTTTtatccctccttttccttgAGGCTGTACATTGAGAAACTCTCCGTCCCCCAGGAGAAGAGGATCACCCTGGCAGAGtatctccagcagctctcccgGCATCGCAACTTCCTCTGGTTTGTCTGCGTGAATCTCGTCCAGGTAGGCACAGAAGTGACACACTGCGATTCAGAGGATGAGTGCTGGCTCTGGCTCTTTGAGATGGATGATTCAGCAGTATGTGAGTTcctgaggaaaggcagagatgttCCCAGCACCCACTTGCTCTTGGAGCCTCCTGCACATGCTGGCTGATTCAGCAGCTGGTAGGCACTCTCCCTGCCTGTGACTGAGGATACTTCCTGAGCAAGCTGTGGGGTGCCCCTTCCTCTCTGCAGCGTAGGCTGGGTTATGGGGGCTgatgagctctgtgcagccataTGGGGTGCAGAAGCACAGGGCCTGGCTCACAGAGGGGATGAGTTTAGGAGTGCTGTTTGCTGGCGTAGCTGTCAGCACagtctcctttccctttccGTTTTCCTGAGGCTCACATCACTGTTCTCACTGTCCAGCTGGATCCATCTCTCAGCTGGCTTTTACCATTTCTGTTCTTCACCCTCTTCAGTGATGACTACCAAATGCAGGCAGCCTGCCAAGCTTTGTGCGCTGCAGTCAAGGCTCCCTGAGGATCCCTCAGTTTCCCTCAGGCAGATGCTAGTCTGCATCTTTGTGTTCAAGCCTCACTGCCTTACCTATGTCCTCCTGCCGgctgcctcctccctcctgccatgCCACTGTCTCTCCCAGCCTCTGGTCCCTGCTGTCACCTGCTGGTCCTGTCTGCCCTAGCAGCACTGTGCTGTACAGCTGGGCAGTGGGGCTGACTTGGGCACAAAGTGGGCATAGCTGATGGCATTGCAGCTCTGCAATCTCAGCCAGCAGTGTTGGAAATGTCACAGCCAAGGTCTTGCTCTGCTGAAGTACTCCAGGCCTATCCTGCATGATCCTTTGGCATGGGGCTCCTAGGACAACAGAGCCCAGAGGGCTGTTagctttttctgttctttctcactgctgttcctgctgaCCAGCTCGTCTGCATGCTGCCTTCACAGGTTTTTCACTGCCATTTTAACAGCAACTTCTTCCCTCTGTTCCTGGAGCACCTGCTGTCAGACCAGATCTCTGTCTCTACTGGATCCTTCCTGCTTGGTGAGTTTCAGGTGGGACTGGAGGGAGCGGCTAAGTTACACAGGACCTGGCCCAAGTCTGGGTTTGCCTTTCCCAAGCTCCATCTGGGGAGAGGTGTGCTCACATGCAGGACTCTGGGCTGTACGATTCACACATGCACGCACCCCACATGTTTCTGTGGGACCTCCAAAGTGTCCTTCCTGGGCACAGAAGTAACTCAGAGCCTTTTCTAGTAAGGACAAGCCTGGTGTGCTGGACACCAGGCTCCAGAGAGGTATATTGCTCTGAGCACTAGAGGCTGCAGAATGCAGTGTTCCCAGGATGCAGCAGAGAACACAGCCCTAAATTTCATCCCTTCTGCAGCATACAGACCATTTCCAAGCTGCCACAGATATGTGGGCATTGGTACTAGAGTTACCCTGGGAGGGTTCTGTGCAGGCCAGGTCTGGTCAGGCAGTCCTGCCTCTCATTTCTGCTCCAGGGCTGAGTTGCAGCCTCTGCATGACACTGCACaagtctttttttcctttctgtccaTGAGGTTGATGGAAGAAGGTCTCCCTCTGTAGGAAAGTGTGTGCTGTGCCACAGAGCCGTGGAATAAATCTGCCGCAGCTTTCTGTATATGTACATTCTGTAtatgcagaggagctgctctgtatTGTCCTGCTGGCAATAGCCAACCATTCTGTCTCTCTTGGTATCATGTCTGGGGGCATGGTGGAAGGTGAAACTCCATCAAGCTGTTTCTGCATCTGTCTCTGCTCAGGTGTTTCCTACATTGCCCCCCATCTCAACAACCTCTACTTCCTGTCGCTCTGCCGCCGCTATGGGGTTTACGCTGTGGTGCGAGGACTCTTCTTCCTGAAGCTGGCTCTGAGTGTTGTCATGTTCCTGGCAGGACCTGATCAGGTGTATCTGCTCTGCATCTTCATTGCCAGGTAGGCAAGCActtcccctgccctctgctTCCTGGGAAGCAAAATGCATTGTCCCTGTTCTAAGAAGAGGAGTGGAAGTCAGGGAACAGGGGGCAGGACCATACATAGGCCGTGGTTTCCAGCTCTGACAGTACATGGGACAGCTCACTGCAGAGTTCACAGGCTGTCCTGCTGCAGAGTGAGGTAGGCAGTGATGTTCAGGAGGTCACAGACCAGCAGGACGGGTGGCAGCTTGCACATGCATTTGCCAGCTGCTGAGAGCttctcacctctgcagccctcagtgtgtgctgcagctgcctgtgagCTACAGGTCCAGTGTGTCCTGTCCCCAGGCCTGTCTGTGTGGGAGGTCAAGACTGATCTGAGGTGTCACTGCAAGGTACAAAGTCTTACTGATAGTGGTGTTCCTCTTCTGTAACAAGGGCACCTGAAATTCTTATGTCAAGTATGGGGAAACTTTTTCAACCCTTGCCATTTTTTATGATTTGTCACATTTTTCCTGTCATTTGATAGCCCTGTTCAGTGCTTTGCCTGTTGTTCTGCAGCAACCGCGTGTTCACAGAAGGGACCTGTAAGTTACTCAACCTGGTGGTCACTGATTTGGTGGATGAGGATCTAGTCCTGAACCGTAGGAAGcaggcagcctcagccctgctcttTGGGATGGTGGCTCTGGTCACCAAACCGGGCCAGACCTTCGCCCCTCTGATTGGCACCTGGTTGCTCTGTGAGTACACAGGTAAGGATGCTCCTGGGGAGAGCAGTGGAGCAGAACAGGGCAAAGTTCAGTGTCTGGCACCTTGTGTTGTGCCCTGGGTGGGTGCAGAGGGCTCTTCAGTTGCTAACCTGTGCCTGGTCTCTGCATCTCCACGGctggtcactcaaagagaatGGACAAAGatccatccccacagccccattcTCACAAACTCTTCTCTGACACCAGGCTACGACATCTTCCAGCGCAACCCCCTGAACAACGTGGTGAGTGCCCAGCCGAAGCTGGAGCCTGCCATGGCCTTGGAGCCGACTCTTCGCCAGGGCTGCTTTTACCTCCTGGTCTTTGTGCCCATCGCGTgcgccctgctgcagctcctcagctggtCACAGTTCAGCCTGCATGGGAAGCGCCTGCAGGTGGTGAAGGCTCAGCGGCAGAGCCTGACACAAGGCCAAGCACCAGAGGTCAAAACAATCTAAGGGTGCCTGAGcccccaggatgctgctggttccaggctggtgctggaggtcaggtggagggcagggatggtggGCTGAGAGAGCCTGATGTTCATGGTTCAGCTGTGAAATGCTGTGATGCCAATGTTTGTTCACTCCAGGTGGTCATCactggggaaagcagagagGTCCAGCATGTGAGGGGCCTGAGATAGAGCGCTTGATCTCAGGAGCAAGAACATTTTATCCCAgtcccagggagcagagagctgcttATTCCAGCAAAGAGGTGCTGGGTTGCAGGTGCTAGAAAACAGACACATCCCCAATGTGCTTTTCTGCATTGGGCATGGCTCTAGGGAGCCACAGcctctgcagctgagcaggagaCTGTACAGGGAGTCCTTCACTAGAGCCTTTCACTCTTGTGGAGTGGAaggctcctgagggaccaagTGACCAAGGGAGTGATTGTCAAACTGGAGCAGGGATGACAGGACCTTGAAGGCCTTTCCCAGTAACTGGTAAAACCCTCCCATTAGCAGTTCTGTGGTTCTTGGACCAAATCCATTCTTAAGCATTTGCTGTTCACAAGACAATATGCTGCACAGCCAGGATCTGCTGGGTGTGCTGTTTTATGCTGAGGTTCCCTTCTCTGTGGCCTTGTAGAGGAAGTTGTTGCTGGCCTGGAAAAGGTGCTGGGCTCAAACTGAGTTCAGAGCCTTCAGCTGTATCATTTCACTGGGCATCCCATGCATGTGTTTATTCCTCATTTGCCCTCCATAGCCCCTACTACTCAGTGCTGTCACACAGCTGTACCATGAGCCCCCTCCAATTCTGGGTGAGGTCAGGGAGCCAGCCCCTAATCCAGCCACTGGAAgtgcctccctgcccagggcaatCCCAGGTGACCTGGTGAGGCAGCCTGgtgccctgccctctggcaggaGAGCACAGCCTGAAGGAGACACCAGGTCTTGCTTTTGTGCCTTTGATTGCTCTTGGGAGCCTGTCTGACACAGTACTGGGCAGTCACAGGGATTTTACTCCTGTGGGGAGGGGCAGACacctcagctcctctgtgctAGAAACAGCACCCAAGTTAGATCATCTCACCTGCTGAGAGCAGGTCAGAgagagctgagagctgctgagccAGGGACCCTAGGAGAGCAGGTGCTTTGGTCTCCCTGGTTTTGGCTGAGAGCAGACTGACAGGTAATCACCAAAGGGGTCTCTGAGGCAAGGGAGTGACTCCTCAAACCCTGTAATGTGTTtgggggcagggagaagggatgTGCCAAA from the Melospiza georgiana isolate bMelGeo1 chromosome 8, bMelGeo1.pri, whole genome shotgun sequence genome contains:
- the MFSD13A gene encoding transmembrane protein 180 isoform X1, whose protein sequence is MGLRLLACLFHLPTAVIYGSLSLFVSILHNVFLLYYVDTFVSVYKIDKLSFWIGETVFLIWNSLNDPLFGWLSDRVFLSTQQAGAEISSPEVVLKRLRALSHNGPLFAISFLFFWVSWAHPGLQFLLCLCMYDSFLTMVDLHHNALLADLAVSAKDRTSLNFYCSLFSAIGSLSVFMSYAVWNKEDFFSFRIFCVLLALCSIVGFTLSTQLLRQRFQADGKAKWDQESTLKELYIEKLSVPQEKRITLAEYLQQLSRHRNFLWFVCVNLVQVFHCHFNSNFFPLFLEHLLSDQISVSTGSFLLGVSYIAPHLNNLYFLSLCRRYGVYAVVRGLFFLKLALSVVMFLAGPDQVYLLCIFIASNRVFTEGTCKLLNLVVTDLVDEDLVLNRRKQAASALLFGMVALVTKPGQTFAPLIGTWLLCEYTGKDAPGESSGAEQGKVQCLAPCVVPWVGAEGSSVANLCLVSASPRLVTQREWTKIHPHSPILTNSSLTPGYDIFQRNPLNNVVSAQPKLEPAMALEPTLRQGCFYLLVFVPIACALLQLLSWSQFSLHGKRLQVVKAQRQSLTQGQAPEVKTI
- the MFSD13A gene encoding transmembrane protein 180 isoform X2; its protein translation is MGLRLLACLFHLPTAVIYGSLSLFVSILHNVFLLYYVDTFVSVYKIDKLSFWIGETVFLIWNSLNDPLFGWLSDRVFLSTQQAGAEISSPEVVLKRLRALSHNGPLFAISFLFFWVSWAHPGLQFLLCLCMYDSFLTMVDLHHNALLADLAVSAKDRTSLNFYCSLFSAIGSLSVFMSYAVWNKEDFFSFRIFCVLLALCSIVGFTLSTQLLRQRFQADGKAKWDQESTLKELYIEKLSVPQEKRITLAEYLQQLSRHRNFLWFVCVNLVQVFHCHFNSNFFPLFLEHLLSDQISVSTGSFLLGVSYIAPHLNNLYFLSLCRRYGVYAVVRGLFFLKLALSVVMFLAGPDQVYLLCIFIASNRVFTEGTCKLLNLVVTDLVDEDLVLNRRKQAASALLFGMVALVTKPGQTFAPLIGTWLLCEYTGYDIFQRNPLNNVVSAQPKLEPAMALEPTLRQGCFYLLVFVPIACALLQLLSWSQFSLHGKRLQVVKAQRQSLTQGQAPEVKTI